GATTGTGGCCGTTCCTGGCGCTGATCGCCGTGGTGGCCTTGATGATCGGCCTCGCCAGCCGTTACTACCGCAGGTTCGAGGCTCACGCCCGCGAACATGGTCCCTCACCGTATTTCTTGGAGACCCAGGCGAGGCGCAGAACTTAAAGTTTTAAAGGGCGGTGTGTTCCGAGTGGCCTTCCACCCAGTGCTGACCGTCGTCGTCGGCCTCATGTTTCCAGACCGGAATCTGCACCTTCAGGTACTCGATCAGAAAATCGCAGGCTTCCAGCGCGGCGCGGCGATGGGGGCTGGCGACCCCAATCAGGATGCTGGCCTCGCCTGGCCGGAGGCGCCCGGTACGGTGCTGAATCCAGATGCGCAGCTCTCCATGCTTCTGGCGTACCGCGTCTGCTGCGTCCTGCATGATCTTGTGGGCCATCGGCACGTAGCCCTCGTAATCAATGTGCTCGACGTTTTTGCCCTTGTTAGGGCTGCGAACGGTGCCCACGAAATACGCCTGTGCGCCACATTCAGGGCGGACCAGAAAGGCGTCTGCCACCTGCAAAAGCAGAGGCTGATCCGTCATCGCGCAGTAGGTATCCCCATCGTCGCTGCCGCCAGCCACAGGGGGGAGAAAGGCCACTTCGTCGCCGTCCTGCAGTGCATGGTCTGGCGTGGCGTAATTCTCGTTGACCGCCACCATGCAGCCCTTCAGGCTCAGGCCGTGCTGCGTCTCAATCAAGGACGCCACTGTTCGCACATCGGCCCCCTGCGGAGCTTCCATTGTCAGCTGCTCCACTCCTATTTCTCGCCGCAGATGGGCAAAAAACACAACGTTCAACCTCATGGAGTCAGGCTAGCACGCCGTCCTTTGAAGCCCTGGAGCGTTCCGCAGGACCGCAGCTCCACGCTCCAGGTCCCAGTGTCGGTCCCTCCTCCTGCGCCGATCTTCAGGCCTTCTCGATCCT
This window of the Deinococcus humi genome carries:
- the moaD gene encoding molybdopterin converting factor subunit 1; this translates as MRLNVVFFAHLRREIGVEQLTMEAPQGADVRTVASLIETQHGLSLKGCMVAVNENYATPDHALQDGDEVAFLPPVAGGSDDGDTYCAMTDQPLLLQVADAFLVRPECGAQAYFVGTVRSPNKGKNVEHIDYEGYVPMAHKIMQDAADAVRQKHGELRIWIQHRTGRLRPGEASILIGVASPHRRAALEACDFLIEYLKVQIPVWKHEADDDGQHWVEGHSEHTAL